From Pungitius pungitius chromosome 9, fPunPun2.1, whole genome shotgun sequence, one genomic window encodes:
- the pcm1 gene encoding pericentriolar material 1 protein isoform X2: MATGGTPFDDGAEDLHNWTVTNGSLEDRLNNLDWGVQQKKANRSSEKNKKKLSASVVESRLTNDISPESTPGAGRRRARTPHSFPHIKYTTQMSVPDQAELDKLRQRINFTDLDERSIGSDSQGRATAANNQRQLAGENKKPHNFLPLHVNTNKSKAPLPPSSSAPATPAITKETKKQSPGRRDLLTPVAPAKGTPRPGRGGAERGPLGHREYGRREQRIDSSQVVSKLVQIREYISKASSMRDDLVEKNDVPANVERLSHLIDHLKEQERSYLRFLQQMLTREDDEDDVRTLDSAVGSGSLAESTSLNVEVRSSDASTATGTRPETVRADQKEELQNLRKQHELLKKMLEQQEQLRALQGRQEALMAMQDSAEQTLAVIEDTVVTETTGSVSGLSITSELNDELNDLIQRFHNQLHDSQTKAVPDNRRQAESLSLSREVSWSRAPHAVGPPQHRPLLHSASGPHTGLDTGATAANVKLTKLQELQDKKQTMDKILRELHCLRDQTLNNNSCRGLSTRCSVSTGDSSECPSALCSNGASASTPFHPSRTQHQNSSNSTDKLRKLKEVHKRLNELRELVQYYEQTSDMMVDAVNENVKEEDDEEEDEEDETEDGSMFEAMFDSEQENRQPVTNIRNPHCSGNWTDLNSLTNRHSVRSSATNNRDGRLNTQCEINNRSAANVRSLNIPSAIECQYNRDTSFSQVKDEDGLDNEEGAQAVTADSDVSGSSRRSSLGNDNGGFAQKVHRQTAKQKLRQLQELVAMVQSDDTDGTTANEDEALHQQPNNTRAPVLGALGADSKQNPRELALSSKTREKLYEEKLRQQKQELMQLHEERQRLIDIQGKIQDLQWACPDLQSSVSSTVSQQSLLRKVPVAVSTPAPVLASSSSGPQMNSAGLNLTAPEAASPSAADNELWSEMRRHQILREELRQRRKHLESLMAEHQRRSGLGDSPRRADDPEGLATPSKSVSRDERTMATWGSPPCHLDDEDDDEDDDDDDDDDEYQSEMGAEEEEEHDECVESSSDDDIHIYPSNRNQCSYSNRKNQGRSDNLKPPPAFAGEGSRDPPLHNKTPAKQKQQHQSFGLDQTGTSQHGATRRQENLRWASELSFAEGSSQWPEQLSQLQKQLDFSTGMCQTLLQDQQTLSYMLQTLLTGQYSALPNNLSSPQVHLVMHQLNQCYTQLAWQQNNVQRIKQVLNDLLRQQQQASCSAAAWQTQKHGSSQESGSGTSASPGAFLPFSSTLHPSTNNMSTAALPQFPPGFNLYPLFPAAMGEFPPGAASQATPDHPKQLDPNTSIKTEYMSFPPPLQRSPLNTTSDRGPSDWPKTSYTNNSVQHVRSKTEPQEPPSSSSTYASRHPRPQEFDRASQDSYSSMPDPADPATITKTFKAGRKASAQANLASRSKAPTSKSRRRRSKGHNKNSEGHESDSVSSTADFVLKRAAVSHQKDQNKSLLDKLTREKLDSKAKLGNKRNDISSAYAWRTPFLSNRIACTEAPDASSDFSLFEALRETIYSEVATLISQNESRPHFLIELFHELQLLNTDYLRQRALYSLQDIVTGHLTEKSAAEDQLPPLGPVVWAAGSQSELTPSESLATSDAEVVEKNLRLTQGTMMMMKKRDDAESVGNDSTMSTSSNLEPFANDDLGNTVIHLDKALVRIREYERMKLKAEFNPCNAGSAAAGGSEVSFAERPSANPADPVQGGAAGDVHCPQIDTQQLDRQIKAIMTEVIPFLKENMDEVCSLQLLTSVRRMVLALTQQNDESKEFVRFFHRQLGGILQDSLSKFVGRTLKDCGEDLLVEISEILFNELAFFRLMQDLDNTNSIALAAKHKNKKKPEQPSSSTRCPKEDTGVGGDKSTPAYTDEDKDQDEAEQEVTLQEQSDMKNSRSSEASEVEEEEEPEEDGRGIPLSISLSKAETQALTNYGSGEDENDDDDEEEEEMEFEAGPVDVQTSLQQVSDRQVEQEETTRSDTQDTEGEERSSDHDGESHLHVVSVCSTAEDPDVTQCQSPEEDGPVGAGAASDRSSRDQDVLRESNTTSSPDTDSPVMINVDEMGSGNTSQKSDEEDFVKVEDLPLQLTVMCEEELQMRIVEEQQNNNLSVEILNGNTGSLTGLVGNAEDLKEPDTVGAQNV; encoded by the exons ATGGCAACCGGAGGGACTCCTTTTGATGATGGCGCAGAAGATCTGCACAACTGGACCGTAACCAATGGCAGTCTGGAGGATAGACTCAACAATCTG GATTGGGGTGTTCAGCAGAAGAAAGCCAACCGATCTtcagagaagaacaagaagaagctgTCAGCTTCGGTGGTGGAGAGCCGGCTGACTAATGATATTTCGCCAGAGTCCACCCCCGGGGCCGGTCGCAGGAGAGCGCGGACTCCTCATTCCTTTCCACACATCAAATACACTACCCAGATGTCTGTCCCAGACCAGGCCGAGCTGGACAAGCTGCGTCAAAGAATTAATTTCACAGACTTGGATGAG AGGAGCATCGGCAGCGACTCCCAGGGACGTGCCACTGCGGCCAACAACCAGCGGCAGTTGGCTGGGGAGAACAAAAAGCCCCACAACTTCCTACCTCTGCATGTGAACACTAACAAAAGCAAGGCgccgctccctccctcctcatctgCACCAGCGACACCCGCGATCACCAAGGAAACTAAGAAACAGAGCCCAGGACGCAGGGATTTGTTAACCCCTGTGGCGCCCGCAAAGGGAACTCCGAGGCCCGGGCGTGGCGGCGCTGAAAGAGGACCTTTAGGACACAGGGAATACGGCAGAAGAGAACAGAGGATAGACAGCAGCCAg GTGGTGAGTAAGCTGGTACAGATCCGCGAGTACATCAGCAAGGCCAGCTCCATGAGGGACGACCTGGTGGAGAAGAACGATGTGCCGGCCAACGTGGAGCGTCTCTCCCATCTCATTGACCACCTCAAGGAGCAGGAGCGGTCCTATTTACGCTTCCTGCAGCAAATGCTG ACGCGGGAGGACGACGAGGATGATGTGAGGACCCTGGATTCTGCAGTGGGCTCCGGTTCACTGGCTGAGAGCACTTCTCTCAACGTGGAGGTCCGTTCTTCAGATGCCTCGACCGCAACG GGCACCAGACCAGAAACGGTGCGAGCCGACCAGAAAGAAGAGCTGCAGAATCTGCGTAAGCAGCACGAGCTGCTGAAGAAGatgctggagcagcaggagcagctccGAGCGCTGCAGGGTCGACAGGAAGCACTAATGGCCATGCAGGACAGTGCTGAGCAGACCCTTGCTGTGATTGAAGACACTG TTGTCACAGAAACCACAGGCAGTGTTTCAGGCTTGAGCATCACCTCCGAACTGAATGATGAGTTGAATGATTTGATCCAGCGGTTTCACAACCAGCTGCATGATTCTCAG ACTAAAGCGGTGCCAGACAACCGCCGCCAGGCAGAGAGCCTTTCCCTCTCTAGAGAAGTGAGCTGGTCTAGGGCTCCCCATGCTGTTGGTCCACCTCAACACAGGCCTCTCCTCCACTCTGCATCCGGGCCCCACACGGGTCTAGACACGGGGGCCACAGCTGCCAATGTCAAACTCACAAAGCTTCAGGAGCTCCAAGACAAGAAGCAAACCATGGACAAGATCCTGCGGGAGCTGCATTGCCTCAGAGACCAGACCCTTAACAACAACTCGT GTCGTGGCTTGTCAACACGTTGCAGTGTGAGTACGGGAGATTCTTCAGAATGCCCATCTGCTCTCTGCTCTAATGGGGCATCAGCTTCCACTCCCTTTCATCCTTCACGCACTCAACACCAGAACAGCTCCAATTCCACGGACAAGCTCAG AAAGCTGAAAGAGGTCCACAAGCGTTTGAATGAGCTACGGGAATTGGTTCAGTACTACGAGCAAACCTCTGATATGATGGTGGATGCGGTCAATGAGAATGTCAAagaggaggatgacgaggaagaggatgaggaagatgagACCGAGGACGGTTCGATGTTTGAGGCCATGTTTGACTCAGAGCAGGAGAACCGCCAGCCTGTAACCAACATCAG AAACCCACATTGCAGTGGTAACTGGACCGATTTGAACAGCCTAACCAACAGGCACAGTGTGAGGAGCAGTGCCACCAACAACCGCGATGGGAGACTCAACACGCAGTGTGAAATCAACAACCGGTCTGCAGCCAACGTCCGCAGCCTCAACATCCCCTCGGCCATAG AGTGCCAGTACAACAGGGACACGTCCTTTAGTCAGGTGAAGGATGAAGACGGCCTGGACAACGAGGAAGGGGCACAGGCCGTGACTGCAGACAGTGACGTATCTGGATCCAGCCGAAGGAGCAGTCTGGGAAACGACAACGGCGGCTTTGCCCAGAAGGTTCACCGGCAAACAGCGAAGCAGAAACTCCGGCAGCTCCAGGAGCTGGTGGCCATGGTCCAG AGTGACGACACTGATGGCACGACAGCCAATGAGGACGAAGCTCTACACCAACAGCCAAATAATACCAGAGCTCCCGTGCTGGGAGCTTTGGGGGCCGACTCCAAACAGAATCCCAGAGAACTCGCACTCTCCAGCAAAACCAG GGAGAAGTTGTATGAGGAGAAGCTGCGTCAGCAGAAGCAGGAGCTCATGCAGCTCCACGAGGAGCGTCAGAGGCTCATTGACATCCAAGGAAAGATTCAGGATCTGCAGTGGGCTTGCCCTGACCTCCAg TCATCTGTGTCCAGCACAGTGAGTCAGCAGAGCTTGCTGAGAAAGGTTCCAGTTGCGGTTTCCACTCCGGCTCCTGTCCTGGCTTCCTCATCCTCTGGACCCCAAATGAACTCTGCCGGGTTGAACCTCACTGCTCCGGAAGCCGCTTCTCCTTCAGCCGCTGACAACGAG CTGTGGTCGGAGATGCGTCGCCACCAGATCTTGCGGGAAGAACTGCGTCAGCGCAGAAAGCACCTCGAGTCCCTGATGGCTGAACACCAGAGGCGTAGTGGTCTCGGTGACTCTCCGAGGCGGGCTGATGACCCAGAAGGGCTTGCTACACCCTCAAAGTCCGTCAGTAGGGATGAAAG GACAATGGCAACCTGGGGTTCCCCTCCCTGCCAccttgatgatgaagatgacgacgaagatgacgatgatgatgatgatgatgatgaatatcAATCTGAGAtgggtgcagaggaggaagaggagcacgATGAATGTGTAGAAAGCAGCTCTGATGACGACATCCACATCTACCCCTCCAACAGGAACCAGTGCTCCTACAGTAACCGGAAGAATCAAGGAAGGTCTGA caaCCTGAAGCCTCCACCAGCCTTTGCAGGTGAAGGCAGCAGGGATCCACCTCTCCATAACAAAACTCCGGCCAAGCAGAAGCAGCAACACCAGTCTTTTGGTTTGGACCAGACCGGGACGAGCCAGCACGGAGCGACGCGCCGACAAGAGAACCTGCGCTGGGCCTCCGAGCTGTCCTTCGCCGAGGGCTCCTCTCAGTGGCCGGAACAGTTGAGCCAGCTGCAGAAACAGCTGGACTTCAGCACCGGCATGTGTCAGACACTCCTGCAGGACCAGCAG ACACTCTCCTACATGTTGCAAACCCTGCTGACCGGTCAGTACAGTGCGTTACCCAACAACCTGTCATCACCACAGGTCCACCTGGTCATGCACCAGCTCAACCAGTGTTACACCCAGCTGGCTTGGCAGCAAAACAACGTACAaag AATCAAGCAGGTGCTCAATGACCTCCttcgccagcagcagcaggcttcCTGTTCAGCGGCTGCTTGGCAGACACAGAAGCACGGCTCGTCCCAGGAATCCGGATCCGGCACCTCAGCCTCCCCTGGTGCTTTCCTCCCCTTCTCTTCTACCCTGCATCCCTCAACCAACAACATGTCAACTGCTGCCTTACCCCAATTCCCTCCTG GCTTTAATTTATATCCACTCTTCCCTGCTGCCATGGGCGAGTTCCCTCCGGGTGCAGCAAGTCAAGCAACCCCCGACCACCCGAAGCAGTTGGACCCCAACACCTCAATTAAAACCGAGTACATGAGTTTCCCTCCTCCACTGCAACGCTCTCCACTTAACACCACCTCAGACAGAGG GCCATCTGACTGGCCTAAAACCTCGTATACCAACAACTCCGTCCAGCATGTCCGTTCCAAAACGGAGCCCCAggagcctccctcctcctcctccacttacGCCAGCCGCCACCCCAGACCTCAAGAATTTGACAGGGCATCGCAGGACAGCTACAGCAGCATGCCCGACCCCGCTGATCCCGCCACCATCACAAAGACCTTCAAGGCCGGCCGCAAGGCCTCCGCACAAGCCAACCTGGCCTCGCGCAGCAAGGCGCCCACTTCCAAGAGCCGGCGCCGGAGGAGCAAAGGCCACAACAAGAACAGCGAAG GCCATGAGAGTGACAGCGTTAGCAGCACTGCAGACTTTGTCCTGAAGAGGGCAGCCGTGTCCCATCAGAAGGACCAGAACAAGAGTCTGTTGGACAAGCTGACTCGAGAGAAGCTTGACAGCAAAGCGAAGCTTGGAAACAAACGGAACGACATCTCTTCTG CATATGCTTGGAGAACACCCTTCCTCTCTAACAGAATTGCATGCACAGAAGCACCAG ATGCGAGCAGCGACTTCTCCCTGTTCGAGGCACTGAGGGAGACCATCTACTCTGAGGTGGCTACTTTGATATCCCAGAATGAGTCCCGCCCCCACTTTCTAATCGAGCTCTTCCACGAGCTGCAATTGCTCAACACGGACTACCTGCGGCAAAGGGCACTTTATTCCCTGCAG GATATTGTGACCGGACACCTGACAGAGAAGAGTGCAGCTGAGGACCAGTTGCCCCCCCTCGGCCCTGTGGTGTGGGCTGCTGGCTCTCAGTCTGAGCTCACTCCCAGCGAGAGTTTGGCAACCAGCGATGCA GAAGTCGTGGAGAAAAACCTGAGGCTCACACAGggcacgatgatgatgatgaagaagagggatgaTGCAGAATCTGTGGGAAACGACAGCACTATGTCAACCTCCTCCAACCTGGAGCCGTTTGCAAACGATGACCTGG GCAACACGGTGATTCATTTAGACAAGGCTCTGGTCAGGATTAGGGAGTATGAGCGCATGAAGCTTAAAGCCGAGTTTAACCCCTGCAACGCCGGCTCTGCAGCTGCAGGTGGCTCTGAGGTTTCTTTTGCTGAACGTCCTTCCGCTAACCCCGCTGACCCAGTGCAAG GAGGTGCCGCTGGTGATGTGCACTGTCCTCAGATTGACACCCAGCAGTTGGACCGCCAGATTAAAGCCATAATGACAGAAGTCATTCCCTTCCTGAAG GAGAACATGGATGAGGTGTGCTCCCTCCAGCTGTTGACGTCTGTGCGGCGCATGGTGCTCGCTCTCACCCAACAGAACGACGAAAGCAAGGAGTTTGTGCGCTTTTTCCACCGCCAGTTGGGAGGCATACTGCAG GACTCTCTTTCTAAATTCGTGGGCCGTACTCTAAAGGACTGCGGGGAGGACCTTCTGGTGGAGATCTCTGAGATCCTCTTCAATGAACTCGCCTTCTTCAGGCTCATGCAGGATTTGGACAACACAAACAGCATTGCCTTGGCAGccaaacacaaaaataagaaGAAGCCTGAGCAACCCAGTAGCTCGACACGCTGCCCGAAG GAAGATACAGGAGTGGGTGGTGATAAATCCACTCCAGCCTACACAGATGAAGACAAG GACCAAGATGAAGCTGAGCAGGAAGTTACCCTCCAGGAGCAATCCGACATGAAGaacagcaggagcagtgaggcttcggaggtggaggaggaagaagagcctgAAGAAGATGGACGGGGAATCCCTCTGTCAATCA GTCTGTCTAAAGCGGAGACTCAGGCCCTGACAAACTACGGCAGTGGAGAAGATGAgaatgatgacgacgatgaggaggaggaggaaatggagtTTGAAGCTGGACCTGTTGATGTCCAAACATCCTTGCAGCAGGTTTCCGATCGACAGGTGGAGCAGGAG GAGACGACACGCAGCGACACCCAGGACACCGAAGGTGAAGAGAGGAGCTCGGATCATGACGGTG aatcccACCTGCacgttgtgagtgtgtgctccACAGCAGAAGACCCCGACGTGACCCAGTGCCAGAGTCCGGAAGAGGACGGACCCGTCGGGGCGGGTGCTGCCTCAGACAGAAGCTCCCGTGACCAGGATGTCCTCAGGGAGTCGAACACCACGAGCAGCCCTGACACAGACTCACCCGTCATGATCAACGTAGAT GAGATGGGCTCCGGTAACACCAGCCAGAAATCGGATGAGGAAGACTTTGTGAAGGTGGAGGATTTGCCATTGCAGCTTACAGTCATGTGTGAG GAGGAACTACAGATGAGAAtagtggaggagcagcagaataACAACCTGTCTGTAGAGATCCTCAATGGAAACACTGGATCGCTGACTGGGCTGGTGGGGAATGCAGAGGACCTGAAGGAACCAG acactgTTGGTGCCCAGAATgtataa